A region from the Lolium perenne isolate Kyuss_39 chromosome 4, Kyuss_2.0, whole genome shotgun sequence genome encodes:
- the LOC127293556 gene encoding FCS-Like Zinc finger 8, translated as MLRNRSRRAVGAKQGGGLMPQPEQPLATATAQSPRQMNPSSSSATAPGFPSPRPFMALPQAGFLDGAEGPSSSMSPTSILETKQFCCSALPPFLSERSLRRAHMEIAAPEPASAGLADVLREHSNANTVGGGKVVFGSQLRIQVPSGRAVELVSSPIEFGVKNRDAQLAVLSPARRFLPEVVSSPTARVFAAGVAPGEMAMSEDYTCVISRGPNPRTRHIFDDCIVESCGDMLVDKMDKGAGGAVDGQAVPASGFLSYCQACHKQIGHGSDIFIYRGEKAFCSSECRYREMLFDEAVDNLR; from the exons ATGCTGCGCAACAGATCGAGAAGAGCAGTTGGTGCCAAGCAAGGAGGAGGTCTCATGCCTCAGCCTGAGCAACCCCTCGCCACTGCCACTGCTCAATCTCCGAGGCAGATGAATCCGTCTTCTTCTTCTGCGACAGCTCCTGGGTTCCCTTCCCCGAGGCCGTTCATGGCGCTCCCGCAGGCCGGGTTCTTGGACGGTGCCGAGGGGCCGTCCTCATCCATGAGCCCCACCTCCATTCTTGAGACCAAGCAGTTCTGCTGCTCTGCCCTGCCCCCGTTCCTGTCGGAGAGAAGCCTCAGGAGGGCTCATATGGAGATAGCTGCTCCGGAGCCGGCCAGCGCCGGCCTCGCCGACGTGCTCCGGGAGCACAGTAACGCCAACACCGTCGGTGGCGGCAAGGTGGTGTTCGGGTCGCAGCTCAGAATCCAGGTCCCTTCCGGCAGGGCGGTGGAGCTGGTGTCCTCCCCGATAGAGTTCGGTGTCAAGAACCGGGACGCGCAGCTGGCCGTCCTGTCGCCGGCGAGGAGGTTCTTGCCGGAGGTGGTCAGCTCGCCTACCGCGCGGGTGTTCGCCGCCGGCGTCGCCCCGGGGGAAATGGCGATGTCGGAGGACTACACGTGCGTCATCTCTCGCGGCCCAAACCCGAGGACCAGGCACATCTTCGATGACTGCATAGTCGAGAGCTGCGGTGATATGCTCGTGGACAAGATGGACAAAGGAGCAGGCGGCGCTGTCGACGGTCAAGCCGTGCCGGCGAGCGGCTTCTTGAGCTACTGCCAGGCATGCCACAAGCAAATTGGACATGGCAGTGACATATTCATCTACCG GGGTGAGAAAGCATTCTGCAGCAGCGAGTGCCGGTACCGGGAAATGCTTTTCGACGAAGCAGTGGACAACTTGCGCTAG